CTGCCCTGACTACCAGCTCCCGCTGCAGCAGCACTCCTACGTGCGAAGCACCATCATCCTCATCGTGTCTCTGCTGATGGTACCCCTGGAGAGGCcacggggtgggggtgctgcACCAGGCGGGGCCGCTCTCCTGAGGCCCCGGCCCTCCTGCCCGCCCCCGGCAGATCTGCCTCCTGATTGGCATGGCCCACGCCCTGGTGGTCTACCGCGTCCTGGCCGTTGCACTCTTCAACTCGGCCTTCCCGAAGAAGCAGGTGACCACGGCTGTAGTGGTGACCGGCGCCCTGGTTCAGTATGTGACCATCCTCATCATGACCAaggtaggggttggggggagggtgcaggCGGCGATGGGGCTCTGCTGAGGTCCAAGGTgagccctctctctcccctcccacagaTCAACAAGTATGTGGCCCTGAAGCTTTGCGAATTTGGTGAGAGGAGCTTCTCTGGCTTCTGGGGGGAGGATTCAGGGTGGGGTCCTGGCGCCCTGGGGTTGGGGAAGTGGGCCTACGAGAGGGCAGGGGTTtggcctgggaggcaggtgagggTGGCAGGTGTCCCTGAGTTGTCAGTTGACAGGCTGGGCATGGGACTGTCAAAGACAGCCTCAAATCTCATTCCAGAGAAGCCCAGGACCTTCTCTGAGCGAGAGAGCAAGTTCACCGTCAAGTTCTTCACTCTGCAGTTCTTTGCCCACTTCTCCTCTCTCATCTACATCGCCTTCATCCTGGGCAGGTAAGagccacctgcccccacctgccttgCTCTAACTCAGTCTGCCCctgcttaaaaaaggaaatacctgtctttttaacttttaaagtaaatcaTTCTCAGAACATGTGGAAACCCAATACAGATAGGTGTGAAGGAAGACCACAGTGAACCCCCAGCTGTCCAATCCATGTCCCCAGAGATGACAGTGTAACTGTTGTCTGGTTCTCCCCAGACATTTTTCACACATTTaagtgcacatacacacatacctatTGACACGCACGGTTTTGTTGTGTAAATAATTATGTCTGCTTTGCACagaaaatgttctatgtgcaTCTTCCACGTCTGCATGGGTGGCGAGGCTTAGTTTTTAAAACCATATCATGAGCGTTCTTTTGTGGGGGGTCCTTGAGTTTATTTAACCACttcagttggtggacatttggattaactccagttttgaattttatagaaTGCTGCAGCGGGCATCCCACGTGACACATATGCACACACTTCCCCTCACCTTTCTAGTTAGTGAGAAATGAACCTTTTTGGTTCAATCAACACACTTTTTTTCGTCTTTTCTGAAGAAACTAATTGCTCCATGTATTCTCTGTGTTTGCTTAAATTTTGTAAGTTACATACTTATTGCCAATCAGTCCCAAACTCTCTACAGAACTTTGGAAGAAACCCACTCCTCCCAGTTTGTTCAAAGACGTCACGCGGTCCTTGGAGACGCCCTCCTGgcatctgtcccctcccctcgGGGCTGTGCTTGGCCCTTTCATCCTGGGAAGCCCGTCACCATCTGCCCTGTAGGGCCTCAAGTTTTCCAGTGGCTTCCTGAGAAAGGGTCCGTGGGAAATCAGTCAAGCTTAGTTTCCTCTTTATTGGGGGCCTGACTGAGCGCTTGCTGGAGACAGAATTCTAAGTTGGATATCATTTTCCTCAGGCTGCTGGAGGATTGTTTTGCCTCTGGCTTCCAGGGTTCTGTTCCACAGATCTGATGCTGTCACAGTCCCAACTCTGTGCGTCCCCTCGCTGTCCTCAGTCTTCTGAAATTTCTCAGCAGTGGGCCTCGGTGTGTGTTTCCACTTGGCACGCTTCAGCACTTcacatctctctcctccacacGCCAGTCTGATTGCTCTACTGATGATTTCCACCACCACACAAACACGCTGTCACATTTCGTTCAAAAAATCCTCTCACCATGGTACACAATTTCCCACTTCCCCAGACCCCGCCGCTGGCCTTTGCTATTCTCCCGACCGCTAAATGTCACCGTGCCCCAGGGTCTGTTTTTATGACTTTAGGCTCCATCCCACACACCATCTAGATACACCGACAGAccctctcctgtctccagccCGGACCTCTCACTCACGTCCAGACTCATAGATCCAGCTGCCTGCTTGACACTTCCACTCCGCTGTCCGGCAGGCACCCCATCCTTTCCCTGCCCACAAGCTTGGCCCCAGGTTTCCTCCTTCGTGCGGCGGCTCCACCTCCTAGCTGCTTGGCCCAGAACCCTGGTAACCCGCTCCTGCCCTGTTGCCCTCCATCGCCCTCGCCACCCAGGACGTGCCATGCATTTATTTGTTCACAGTGTCACTCACAGAAACGGCAGCTCCCCAGGCGGGAACTGTGGTGCATGTCCTCTGCTGAATTCCCAGCACCTGCCGCGGGCCTGGCACGGAGAATCAGTGTTGCTCAAGGGAAAAGAAATTGCCGGCACCACTGGGCCTGGAGCCTCAGGTCATTCCGTTCTGAGTGATTTTCATGCATCTTGTGTCTGACAGCCTCCTGCTTCAGTTCCCTCTGCTCCCTTCAATAGAATCCTTTTTGCCTGGAAATTGAAACCTCTGAATCGATcacttaattttctttactttttttaatttctcccattcttgTTCCAGCTCCTGGGATTTTTTTCTCAACTCTGTTTTTCAGCCCTTCCATTGAACGCATCCCTTCTGCTTGTGTTCTTAACTTCCGAGTGCTCCTTTGGACGTTTGCAGGTTCTCCACAGTCCCCTCTTCTGGATGCTGGGGCTCTTCTTGTCTGAGGATGTGgccccctttttttcttctcctctggcattgcttctgttccttctgggttttttttatgCTCTTTCTTTGATTGGTCTCTGATTCTGGTGTTAGAGACTGTCTTTTGATGTCCTTTATTCTTGGCCACTTTCTATAACTGAGAAAGGCGTGTGCCAGTGGCTTTGCTCTGAACTGTGTCTCCGCAAGACCTCCTGCTCTATTGGTCCCTGAAAGGGAgtctggaggcagagggatgcTGGGAGCCCAGCTGCGCAAGGGCCAGTGCAGGGTCCCAGGGTGCTGGCACTACCTGGCGATCTGAATCTTTGGTTGCTCCAGCCCCTAGAAGTGTCTGTCTTCCTGTGTGTGCCTTGGGGTaggtggggaggaggcccagaggTTCAGCCGGGCCTGCACCCCATTCAGCGGGTGCCCCTGCTCTACCAGGGGTGCCCAAGTCCTGGGCTGTCCAGGCTCCTGGGCAGGGTTGCGTGCCCTGTGGGCTCAGATCCAGAGTGATGTCTGGAGTGGGTAGCAGGCCCCTGCAGTTCCCTTCTGTCTATGAGGTGAGGCCGTGTAGTGGGTGCCAGCAGTCAGCCGTTTTAATTGAAAGTTGGGAGCGCGCATTTGAGTGCAGACAGACGTGGCTGAGGCAAGCTCCAAACATGCTATGATGACTCACAAAGCCACACGGTGTGTGTGACTGCACGCTCCATCTCAGTCCGACGCACACAGGGTTTTCACGTTTAAAGGTGCCCTATTAAAACTATCAGAGTCCAGCATCTTTCCAGATATTTACTGAccattgcatttcttttcctataaattGTTCAAATCATCTGAGCATTTCTGTATCATGGTCAACTGGATTCTCTTTTATTCGACTCTATCAGTTTCTTAAAGTCACGTCACATTTCATCTCGCTTCTTATTTGACCATTTCTTGGTTGTATAGCGTAGCTCTGTATTTTTCCTGCTTCTAGTTGCCTTTTTCCCCTCGTGTGTCTCCCTCGTATCAAGTTCATCCAGCCTCTCGGTGTCAAACTGCCCATTGCGTAGAGTCCCTTTTCTCACAGAGACCCTCCTGGGgagccctcagcctcctccccacacTGGGCTGGTTGCCCCCCTGCATGCCTGTCTTCCTGAGACTTCCACCTGCCACTCCCCTGGGTTAAGACCATCATTTCCTGGATTGCCAAGCCCgcttctttcttgattttttgctttcatttaccTAAGAAGGTATATTGGAGAGGCAAACTTCCTGAGCTCTTGTATGTCTAAAGGTCTCGTTATTCTACCCTCGCACGTGAAACCTGACTTCAAAGCAACTTTCCCGTCTAGAGCTTCACAGGCGTCGCTCCATTGTCTCTGAACATGCGAAGTGGGTGGTGGGAAGCGTGCGGAAGACCTGAGTTTTGCTTCCTCCTGGCCGACGTCTGGGAGCTTCAGGATCTTCTCTTTAAACTGGGGAACAATACCAGTGGGTGTTTCTTCATGCGCTGTCCTGGTTGACTGTTGGCACCTTCCGATAAAAACACCCATGTCCTATTTAAGCTCACtaaatttgcttcctttttttttcttaggttaaaacctttgttttcctctgtctctctttgtgGAACTCCCGGTCCTCTTGGGCCTGTCCTCTGtgtttctcatctctctctcctctatccCACCTCTGTGTCTTTACACTCAACATTTGCGGAGATCTCCTTCACTTTGTATTTTTGcctttctattgttttcttttcttcttcttttttcaaatgaagagataatggctgaggtttattattttattttattaattttttttttttttactgaagtacatacagttacaatgtgtcgatttctggtgtacaacacaatgccccagtcatgcatatacatacatttgttttcagattcttttccattaaaggttattacaagatattgaatatagttccctgggaattgttttcttgtttaaagTTTAACGATTAGAGTCTTAATttccaagggtttttttttttttttgtcctctttttttttcagcatccttttcttgttttcataGGTGCAGGACTTTCTTGaggttccttttttcccttaagttcTCATGTTTCCTCATTATTTCGTGTCCTAGAGGGTCcatcttcctgtttctttacTGTAGTCCTTCTTTCTTGCGCAGCTGGCCTTCCTCGTGACTGAAGGTTTGTAGCTGTCCGTTCGCACTGAAGAACGAAGGACCGAGTCGTTTTCCTTGGCAGGACGGGCTATGTCTTTATAATCATAACTCACATCCACTGCACACTCACACATTCTCTCCTGAGTGCCTCACATTCATCGACTCTAATTTGCACAACAGCCCTATGGAGTAGGGACgctctgtccccattttacagagttgACCAAGGCACAGTGAGGTTAAGGAGCCATCTGAGGGTCACATAGTCAGCAGGTGGCGCAGCATATAGAAGCCAGAGCCTGGTTCCTTCCGTGCACTGCCCGTGTGTGGGGTCTCCGGGTCAggaggtaaaagtttctccagttaCCCGTGCTAGCCTGGaggtggtattttttttaatgtcacaagGTTGATCCTTTATAGTTCCTTTGATTCACAGGAATTTGTTTTGCTGCAAGGGGCAAAGGAAGGAagcctgttttcctgttttacaaGTGACAGCCGGTTGTCCCCCAGCCATTTATTGGCTGTTTCATCTCTACCACTCTCCTTCTGCCACATACCAAGTTCCATCACTCTCTTGAATACTTTGGTCTTTCTGTGGATTCTGATCATTTCAGCCTAGTACCTTACTGTGTTCATTATTACTGTGTTACACTTCACTGTCAGATAGGGCTAgcattaagtttatttttcacttttccttttttatagttATTTACATGTTTCTTACTCTTAGGTGAACTTTAAAGCTGCCTGAATTCCTTGGTTCCTGGCCTGTTCTCCCCCAGTCTTCAAAGTCAGCAGTGTCAGGCTGAGTCCCTCTCCTGCTGCCACCTCTCTGGCCCTCCTTCCTCATTTAGGCCTCGTGATTACGCTGGGCGAATCCAGGATGGTCTCTCCACTTTAAGGTCAGCTCATTAGCAACCTTAACACCGCCTTCGGTGTGAATTCACAGGTCCAGGAACTAGGAGTGGATGTCTTTGAGGGCCTGTCATTCGGTCAACCACAAAAATACAATTCTGagtttttctttcaaagagcaaGTTTTCTCAATTCAAGTCTTGTTCTACTGTTCTTTaccttttttctggtttttttcataTGGGTCCCCCCGATTTCTTGTGAATTTCACCCCAGTTATTTGATCATTTTTGCTGCTGTGACAGACACTTCCTCCTGCTACAGTTCCCAGCGGTTTTGCTGCACCTTGGAGAGCGAGTTGAGCATGATATCAATTTTGTATCCACTCCGAGCATTTTTCAGTTGATTTATCCACCGAGTCCTCCAGttgatttattttggttttccagATACATaatcatattttctaaaatagtaatttttcaCCTTGCAAATTTATACTGTCCCAGAGTGATGCTTGTCATGAGCTGTAACAGGAGTGTAGGATTTCACCTTTAAGCACGAGCCCGACCTTTGGTTTAACATAGTGTATATTTTTATCATGGAAAGCAGATGATTTAAACACAAAGTAGCCCTCTGTGCAGTTACCCTGGGGAGAACTGAGGCCCCTCCTAGCAGCCCTGCACAGCAGGGTGGTCCCATGTGCCCAGGGGTATGTGCAGGGTGTGTCTGGGCAGAAGCCATGCATCCAGCACCAGCCTCCGCTCACCTGCAGGGCTGGTGTCGCTCCTTCCCCACCACTGCCCACTGCTCCCcgctccccctccgtcctgcccCCCGCCCTCAGCCTGGCTTTCCTTCCTAGGATCAACGGTCACCCTGGGAAGTCTGTGCGCCTGCTGGGGGTGTGGAAGCTGGAGGAGGTTGGTCTGTCCTGGATGCCTTCCTGCCCTTcaccctccctcctgggctccccttCAGACCCCACGCCTGACCTCCCAGCCTTGCTCCCTGCAGTGCCATCTCAGTGGCTGCATGATGGACCTGTTCCTGCAGATGGCCATCATCATGGGCCTGAAACAAACGCTCAGCAACTGCATGGAGTACCTGGGCCCGTGAGGACCCCTCCTTCCCCGGCACTACCGGTCCCACCCTCACCACAGGACCCCATCCCGCTGGccacccttctccccttctcctgtctctcagagccctcagcccctctctgcccccaccccgcccccaccccactctcttTGCCCCCAGGTGGCTGGCCCACAAGTGTCGCTCAATGCGGGCCAAGCTGGGTGGCACGGCCCAGGGCCCGGAGCTGAGGCACTGGCAGCAAAACTACCTGCTGAACCCGGTCAACACCTTCAGCCTGTTCGACGAGTTCATGGAGATGAGTACGCGGGCGGCCCTGGGGGCGGCAAGGCTGGGGACAGCcaaggagccaggctgggggctcACGGTGCCGACCCCTTTGCAGTGATCCAGTACGGCTTCACCACCATCTTTGTGGCCGCCTTCCCGCTCGCCCCGCTGCTCGCGTTCTTCAGCAACCTCGTGGAGATCCGCCTGGATGCCATCAAGATGGTCAGGCTGCAGCGGCGCCTGGTGCCACGCAAGGCCAAGGATATAGGTCAGGGGCCTGCTGGGATGGCCCGGAAGAGCAGGGCCCTCCAGCTAGGGGCGGGGGCCGCGGGGGCACTGGGGCCACACCAGGCCCCTTGGGACATCACTCTAAGTGGTGGGGCAAGACCAGCCCCCTCATCCCACagacagcccccagccctgccccagggtaTGTCAAGGTTGGGGGTTGGACCCCTGGTGGGCTCTGGCCCCAGGAAGAGGCGGCGCTGGCTTGCACCTTGCAGGCCCCTCCCTCTCATGCCTGGATCTACCTGAAGGGCCCCACAGCCGTCCTGGGGAGGCCCTGCAGAAGGGCTGGACTCTGACAGCAGGGAGCTGAGGGAAACAGGATtccagcagctgggggcagggactgaGAGCAGATGACCTCAGTCCCCCAGACTGGCCTTGCTGAGGTGGACAGGTGTGAAGGATAAACAAAGGGGATGAGGTGCCAGACGTGGGCAGAGCGGAAGAGAAGTGAGGGAGGCCCCCATATGGGGCCCAGGTTTAGGGggcctgccctggggtggggaccTAGGAGGTGGAGCAGGCCTGGGGCAGCTTAACAACCCACACCTAAGATGGGGGCAGAGACCTGAACCTCTCCCTGTCCCTGTCAAGAAGAGGGGTCAGCAGAGTGAAGGCTGTGCTCTGTCGGTCTTGGCCTGGGCCCTCCTTGTCAGGGACCTGGCCCCACAGCTACCACAGGCATGAGGCCGGTGACCATAATTCCCCTAGCCTTGGGAGTGGACATGTGCAGGCGGACAAGGCCTCACCCCGCTATGGTGGCCTAGGGACCTGGCTGCAGGTGCTGGAGATCATCGGCGTGCTGGCAGTCATTGCCAATGGGATGGTCATCGCCTTCACTTCTGAGTTCATCCCACGAATGCTGTACAAGTACCGCTATGGCCCGTGCCGGCAAGGGGCCCACCCTGCAGTCGAGTAAGGGGACACTGCTGCCCAGCCCCTGGGCGATCCTCACTATCCAGGGACCCCTGGGAAACCGGCCAACCAcagcccaggccagcccagggaAGGGCTCAATGCTTTCAACATCGCCTGGGGCGGCCTCCCCCCTGGCACCAGCCTGCAGATCCTGGCTGGAGCCTAGGAGTGCTGACTGGGACCCCAGTGGGGAATTCATGTCCCAGAACTAGCTGTCTTCTAAGCAGATACTATCGGAACGGCTCCCCTTTCGAAGTCAGACCCTTTGTGGTCTGCGCAGGTCCTCgacctgctcctccagccctgcaggGGGCCACTCTACCTGCAGACTAGGTCTCCTGGGGTCTCCCCCAGAAAGctctctgcagcccctggcaAGGAAAGCAGGTGGTGGCACCTGTGAGTTCTGCCAAcctcccccaggagcccctcTCCCATGTATGGAAATGAAGGAGGGGGTCCATGCCCCACCCTAATGGGCCCTGCTGGGCAGGGACTAGTTCCAAACAAGCACCCCAGAAGCCTGAAGGGGCCACACCaagctcctctctccctcctcccagctgtctCACAGGCTACATCAACTACACTCTGCCTGTGTTCTACACCAAGGACTTCCAGGACCCTGTCGAAAAAGAGGGCTCAGAGAATGTGACTGAGTGCAGGTTTGGACCCCCATCCCCTGGGAGTGCCCTCTGAACTCCTGACCCCTGACCACAGGTGCTCCCCACCCCAGGTACCGGGACTATGGCAATGCTCAAGACCACAACTTCCCTGAGCAGTCCTGGGTGCTCCTGGCCATCCGCCTGGCCTTCCTGATCCTTTTTGAGGTGAGCCAGAACTGCCCGAGGGAGCAGCTCTCTCCAGCCTTCCTTGGCTCCCAACCCCTAAAGTCCCTGCTCGGCCTGTTCAGACCTCCTcactcagcccctgcccctgcccccagcacgtGGCCTTATGCATCAAGCTCATTGCTGCCTGGTTCGTGCCTGACATCCCTCAGTCGGTGAAGAACACGGTCCTGGAGAAGAAGGACCAGAGACTCCGAGAGAAGATGCGGTAAGGTGGAGGCTGGCCCCGggggggctgggccccaggcctgg
This Camelus ferus isolate YT-003-E chromosome 10, BCGSAC_Cfer_1.0, whole genome shotgun sequence DNA region includes the following protein-coding sequences:
- the ANO9 gene encoding anoctamin-9 isoform X1, whose product is MQGEESLRILVGTEGDSFPLMEINTCETEASEQWDYVLVANLRTQRNPRQVYQQQQFLEELKTKGFYYKVMEDQEKMFFGIRADSRLFDLYCTLLTEPEGPAPRVELAKPTLILATTRIRIVHFILSSKMAAADTFQDLVKDGVFEAMFPLHKGEEDLKKKWAQWGNMFQEQPLDDIRDYFGEKVALYFAWLCWYTRMLVPAAVVGLIIFLSGFSLFDASQISKEICEAHNIYMCPRGDGSRRYQPLSETCTFAKLTHLFDNEGTVVFAIFMAGWATVFLELWKRKRAHVVLHWDLYGWDEDQEEMALQLINCPDYQLPLQQHSYVRSTIILIVSLLMICLLIGMAHALVVYRVLAVALFNSAFPKKQVTTAVVVTGALVQYVTILIMTKINKYVALKLCEFEKPRTFSERESKFTVKFFTLQFFAHFSSLIYIAFILGRINGHPGKSVRLLGVWKLEECHLSGCMMDLFLQMAIIMGLKQTLSNCMEYLGPWLAHKCRSMRAKLGGTAQGPELRHWQQNYLLNPVNTFSLFDEFMEMMIQYGFTTIFVAAFPLAPLLAFFSNLVEIRLDAIKMVRLQRRLVPRKAKDIGTWLQVLEIIGVLAVIANGMVIAFTSEFIPRMLYKYRYGPCRQGAHPAVDCLTGYINYTLPVFYTKDFQDPVEKEGSENVTECRYRDYGNAQDHNFPEQSWVLLAIRLAFLILFEHVALCIKLIAAWFVPDIPQSVKNTVLEKKDQRLREKMRSRSTDV